A region from the Beduinella massiliensis genome encodes:
- a CDS encoding S4 domain-containing protein — MRLDKFLKVSRIIKRRSVAKEAGDGGRVTINGKPAKPSSEVKVGDVLEVRFGDKLGRYEVLAVSEHALKAEAGGMYKILSE, encoded by the coding sequence ATGCGCCTGGATAAGTTTTTAAAGGTTTCGCGCATCATCAAGCGCCGCTCCGTCGCGAAGGAAGCGGGCGATGGCGGGCGCGTCACGATCAACGGAAAACCCGCCAAGCCCTCCTCGGAGGTCAAGGTCGGGGACGTGCTGGAGGTGCGCTTCGGCGACAAGCTGGGGCGGTATGAGGTGCTGGCCGTCAGCGAGCACGCGCTCAAGGCTGAGGCGGGCGGCATGTACAAAATCCTTTCGGAGTGA
- the ispD gene encoding 2-C-methyl-D-erythritol 4-phosphate cytidylyltransferase, with product MNEAIIVAAGKGVRMGLGRNKVLAPLFGVPVLVRTVRAFADCPQIGRIGIVAAEEDLASVHRLLSAFSLEERVAYVTAGGMDRQESVRRGLEWAQGEIVLIHDGARPFVTPDVIERTIRSARECGSGVAAVMLKDTVKRVDNSGCVLETPPREDLRAVQTPQTFPLADIRAAHEAARSRGIRATDDAALLEKMGKAVHLVEGDVENIKLTTPEDMHVGEAILRRRGEGTLPVRVGQGYDVHRLVEGRRLILCGVEVPYERGLLGHSDADVAAHALMDALLGAAALGDIGRHFPDTDPAYAGADSMKLLSHVVRLVGERGYRPGNVDVTIVAQRPKLKDFIPQMRLRLSQVLGVGEDAVNVKATTTERLGFEGEGLGISAQAVATIVAG from the coding sequence ATGAATGAAGCGATCATCGTCGCGGCGGGCAAGGGCGTCCGCATGGGCCTTGGGCGCAACAAGGTGCTGGCGCCGCTTTTCGGCGTGCCGGTGCTCGTGCGCACGGTGCGCGCGTTTGCCGACTGCCCGCAAATCGGGCGCATCGGCATCGTGGCGGCGGAGGAAGACCTGGCGAGCGTCCATCGCCTGCTTTCTGCGTTTTCCCTAGAGGAACGCGTCGCGTACGTGACGGCGGGCGGGATGGATCGACAGGAATCCGTGCGCCGCGGACTCGAATGGGCGCAGGGAGAGATCGTGCTCATCCACGACGGCGCGCGCCCGTTTGTGACGCCGGATGTAATTGAAAGGACGATCAGGAGCGCCAGGGAGTGCGGCAGCGGCGTTGCCGCCGTGATGCTCAAGGATACGGTCAAGCGCGTGGACAATTCGGGCTGCGTGTTGGAGACGCCGCCGCGGGAGGACCTTCGCGCGGTGCAGACGCCGCAGACGTTTCCGCTTGCGGACATCCGAGCGGCGCACGAGGCCGCCCGCTCGCGGGGAATCCGCGCGACGGACGACGCGGCGCTGCTGGAAAAGATGGGAAAGGCGGTGCATCTGGTGGAGGGCGATGTGGAGAACATCAAGCTCACGACCCCGGAAGACATGCATGTGGGCGAGGCCATCCTGCGCAGGCGGGGCGAAGGAACGCTGCCGGTGCGCGTAGGGCAGGGATACGACGTGCACCGGCTCGTGGAGGGGCGCAGGCTCATCCTGTGCGGCGTGGAGGTACCCTACGAGCGCGGTTTGCTGGGCCACAGCGACGCGGACGTGGCGGCGCATGCCTTGATGGACGCGCTGCTGGGCGCGGCGGCGTTGGGCGACATCGGCCGTCACTTTCCGGATACAGACCCCGCCTACGCAGGCGCGGATTCGATGAAGCTGCTCTCGCACGTGGTGCGCCTTGTGGGGGAGCGCGGCTACCGTCCCGGTAATGTAGACGTCACGATCGTCGCGCAGCGCCCTAAGCTCAAGGACTTCATCCCGCAGATGCGTTTGCGCCTTTCGCAGGTGCTTGGCGTCGGGGAGGACGCGGTCAACGTCAAGGCGACTACGACTGAGCGCCTCGGGTTCGAGGGCGAGGGGCTGGGCATCAGCGCGCAGGCGGTCGCGACGATCGTCGCGGGATAA
- a CDS encoding VTC domain-containing protein, whose translation MTVRTDAGKAVRRYELKYLVSPADALVLEARLSGLLAYDTHTRDGSYEVRSIYFDDAGDTHLKEVQDGLSDRSKWRIRFYNRSDRYISLERKRKRNAMTLKESCAISRADLEALMEGRSPRGGDALLRSFSAAQAARGYRPRVIIDYQRVPFIYPAGNVRITLDRQIRCGNGFEAPFDCDGLSIPVEGSLLEVKYADFMPDFIRLALQVNHLAPASFSKYAVGRQTLHYMSINYPTGMEDYNGYWPFAAQSIKRMLDKLYLEEGDVSDMWDVQNAADMWLFNQLLYSKDTSEHAKNVYYSKRNWKDVDERLWMTPWDIDLTMQLNFCVHDSGMLQQDHRYDGKVCTVDVTPDMILPMGLLDYLTEPECPEGREMLKSRWRQLRLGAWSNDSIMGYIEEKRALLDESGAGIRDAERWSHEKPFFHIERIESWLSQRLIALDAYIASL comes from the coding sequence ATGACGGTACGGACGGATGCGGGCAAGGCTGTGCGCCGCTATGAACTCAAATATCTCGTGTCCCCGGCGGACGCGCTCGTGCTGGAGGCGAGATTATCCGGCCTGTTGGCATATGACACGCATACACGGGACGGAAGCTATGAGGTGCGAAGTATTTATTTCGACGATGCGGGCGATACACACCTGAAAGAAGTGCAGGATGGGCTCAGTGATCGTAGCAAATGGCGCATCCGGTTTTACAACCGAAGCGATCGCTATATTTCCCTTGAAAGAAAGCGCAAACGAAACGCGATGACATTAAAGGAAAGCTGTGCAATCAGCAGGGCGGACTTGGAAGCCCTGATGGAAGGACGCAGTCCGCGTGGTGGAGATGCGCTGCTCCGCTCGTTTTCAGCCGCACAGGCGGCGCGTGGCTACAGGCCACGCGTGATCATCGATTATCAGCGGGTTCCATTCATCTACCCTGCCGGAAACGTGCGCATTACCCTCGACCGGCAGATTCGCTGCGGAAATGGCTTCGAAGCCCCTTTTGATTGTGACGGGCTTTCCATTCCTGTAGAGGGGTCTCTCCTGGAAGTTAAATATGCTGACTTTATGCCTGATTTTATCCGGCTTGCCCTTCAAGTTAATCACCTTGCGCCTGCATCCTTTTCCAAGTATGCCGTGGGCAGGCAGACTCTTCATTACATGAGCATCAATTATCCGACGGGGATGGAAGATTATAACGGTTATTGGCCTTTTGCAGCACAAAGCATTAAACGCATGCTGGATAAGCTCTATCTCGAAGAAGGCGACGTGAGCGACATGTGGGATGTGCAAAATGCGGCAGATATGTGGCTTTTTAATCAATTGTTGTATTCGAAAGATACGTCAGAGCATGCAAAAAATGTTTACTATTCAAAACGAAACTGGAAGGATGTCGATGAACGGCTCTGGATGACGCCTTGGGATATTGACCTGACGATGCAGCTAAACTTCTGCGTACATGATTCCGGGATGCTTCAGCAGGATCACCGTTATGACGGCAAGGTTTGCACAGTGGATGTGACGCCGGACATGATTCTTCCCATGGGCCTTTTAGATTATCTAACGGAGCCGGAGTGCCCGGAGGGCAGGGAAATGCTTAAGTCGCGTTGGCGTCAGTTGCGCTTAGGCGCGTGGTCGAATGATTCGATCATGGGCTATATTGAAGAGAAAAGAGCGTTGCTCGATGAAAGCGGCGCGGGCATTCGGGATGCGGAGCGCTGGTCGCACGAGAAACCTTTTTTTCATATCGAACGGATTGAATCATGGCTTTCGCAGCGTTTGATCGCGCTAGACGCGTATATCGCCTCGCTTTAA
- a CDS encoding valine--tRNA ligase, translated as METEKKIEMDKVFSPQEIEGRLYQEWEENGCFTAHRNPDKKPFTIVMPPPNITGQLHMGHAMDGVMQDTLTRYHRMLGDATLWLPGTDHASIATEVKVVEKLRKQGISKEELGREKFLEQVWDWKREYGGRIARQTRRLGASCDWSRERFTMDEGCNRAVVEVFNRLYEKGLIYRGERIINWCPVCRTALSDAEVEFEEQASHIWHIRYPGASGDVVVATTRPETMLGDTGVAVNPSDPRYTHMVGKTVTLPLVNREIPIVADEYVDLEFGTGAVKMTPAHDPNDFEVAQRHNLQILRVMNDDGTMNENAGKYQGMKALDCRKAVVEELKALGLLVKVEDYSHNVGTCYRCHTTVEPLVSRQWFVKMKPLAEPAIAAVREGKTKFVPERFDKTYFNWMENIRDWCISRQLWWGHRIPAWYCDECGETIVARETPTVCPKCGCTHLHQDEDVLDTWFSSALWPFSTLGWPDETEDLKYFYPTDVLVTGYDIIFFWVARMIFSGIEQMGETPFHTVLIHGLVRDAQGRKMSKSLGNGVDPLEVIDQYGADALRFSLVMGVSPGNDMRFSTDKVESARNFANKIWNASRFVMMNLDGYESLSGKALELPDKWILTRFDETVKEVTAHLNDYDLGLAAQKIYDFAWAEFCDWYIELAKARLQGEGKQTACAVLIHVLTGILKLLHPFMPFLTDAVYRYLPGTEGTIMLSDWPKPEEKTYPEEAAQMEGIMDIIRAVRNLRAEMNVAVGRRAHLILSPREGWREALRDAEPYFKRLAWVSELSLLEAGGSAPEKTVSAVSAAAELYIPLGDLVDIEKEIARLEKELKGLEGEIARAQGKLQNPGFVSKAPAALVEQEKAKLEVNLGMLESLKERIEGLRNM; from the coding sequence ATGGAGACGGAAAAGAAAATCGAAATGGACAAGGTGTTCAGCCCGCAGGAGATCGAGGGCAGGCTCTATCAGGAGTGGGAGGAAAACGGCTGCTTTACCGCGCACAGAAATCCGGATAAAAAGCCGTTTACGATCGTCATGCCCCCGCCCAACATCACCGGCCAGCTGCACATGGGCCACGCCATGGACGGCGTGATGCAGGATACGCTGACCCGCTACCATCGCATGCTGGGCGACGCGACGCTGTGGCTGCCCGGCACCGACCATGCCTCCATCGCGACCGAGGTGAAGGTGGTTGAAAAGCTGCGTAAGCAGGGCATCAGCAAGGAAGAACTGGGGCGGGAGAAGTTCCTGGAGCAGGTGTGGGATTGGAAGCGCGAGTACGGCGGACGCATTGCCCGCCAGACCCGCCGGTTGGGCGCGTCGTGCGACTGGTCGCGCGAGCGCTTTACCATGGACGAGGGCTGCAACCGCGCCGTGGTGGAGGTGTTCAACCGCCTGTACGAAAAGGGACTCATCTACCGCGGGGAGCGCATCATCAACTGGTGCCCGGTGTGTAGAACCGCGCTTTCGGACGCGGAGGTGGAGTTTGAGGAACAGGCGTCGCACATCTGGCACATCCGCTATCCGGGCGCGAGCGGTGACGTGGTCGTGGCGACGACCCGTCCGGAAACCATGTTGGGCGATACCGGCGTGGCCGTGAACCCAAGCGACCCCCGCTATACGCACATGGTGGGCAAGACCGTGACGCTTCCCCTCGTGAACCGCGAAATTCCGATCGTGGCGGACGAATACGTAGATTTGGAATTCGGAACCGGCGCCGTCAAGATGACCCCGGCGCACGACCCGAACGACTTTGAGGTGGCGCAGCGCCACAACCTGCAGATTCTTCGCGTGATGAACGACGACGGCACCATGAACGAGAACGCTGGCAAGTATCAGGGCATGAAGGCGCTGGACTGCCGCAAGGCCGTGGTGGAAGAGCTGAAGGCGCTGGGGCTGCTCGTCAAGGTCGAGGATTACAGCCACAACGTGGGTACCTGTTACCGCTGCCACACGACGGTGGAGCCGCTGGTGAGCCGCCAGTGGTTCGTGAAGATGAAGCCACTCGCAGAGCCCGCCATCGCCGCCGTGCGCGAGGGAAAGACGAAATTCGTGCCTGAGCGGTTTGATAAGACCTACTTCAACTGGATGGAAAACATCCGCGACTGGTGCATTTCGCGTCAGCTTTGGTGGGGACACCGCATCCCAGCCTGGTACTGCGATGAATGCGGCGAAACCATCGTGGCGCGTGAGACGCCCACAGTCTGCCCCAAGTGCGGCTGCACGCACCTTCATCAGGACGAGGACGTGCTCGACACCTGGTTTTCCTCGGCGCTGTGGCCGTTTTCCACGCTCGGCTGGCCGGATGAGACGGAAGATCTCAAGTACTTCTATCCGACGGACGTGCTGGTGACGGGCTATGACATCATCTTCTTCTGGGTGGCGCGCATGATCTTCTCCGGCATCGAGCAAATGGGGGAGACGCCGTTCCACACGGTGCTGATTCACGGGCTGGTTCGAGACGCGCAGGGCCGCAAGATGTCAAAGTCTCTGGGCAACGGCGTGGATCCGCTGGAGGTCATCGACCAATACGGCGCGGACGCGCTGCGCTTTTCACTGGTGATGGGCGTGTCGCCCGGAAACGACATGCGCTTTTCCACGGACAAGGTGGAAAGCGCGCGCAATTTCGCCAATAAGATCTGGAACGCCTCGCGCTTCGTGATGATGAACCTGGACGGTTACGAATCGCTTTCCGGCAAGGCGTTGGAGCTCCCCGACAAGTGGATTCTCACGCGTTTTGACGAAACCGTGAAGGAAGTAACGGCGCACCTGAACGATTACGACCTGGGACTTGCGGCGCAGAAAATCTACGACTTCGCCTGGGCGGAGTTCTGCGACTGGTACATCGAATTGGCGAAGGCGCGGCTGCAGGGCGAGGGTAAGCAGACGGCCTGCGCGGTGCTGATTCACGTGCTGACAGGCATTTTGAAGCTGCTGCATCCCTTTATGCCGTTCTTGACGGACGCGGTATATCGCTATCTGCCGGGTACCGAGGGGACGATCATGCTCTCCGACTGGCCCAAGCCCGAGGAGAAGACCTATCCTGAAGAGGCCGCGCAGATGGAGGGCATCATGGATATCATCCGCGCGGTGCGCAACCTGCGCGCAGAGATGAACGTGGCCGTCGGTCGCCGCGCACATCTCATCCTCAGCCCGCGCGAGGGCTGGCGAGAAGCGCTGCGGGACGCGGAGCCGTACTTCAAGCGCCTGGCCTGGGTGAGCGAGCTGTCGCTCCTGGAGGCGGGCGGGTCCGCGCCGGAAAAGACCGTATCGGCAGTCAGCGCGGCGGCAGAGCTGTACATCCCGCTGGGCGATCTGGTGGACATCGAAAAAGAAATCGCCCGCTTGGAAAAGGAGCTCAAGGGCCTGGAGGGCGAGATCGCCCGCGCGCAGGGCAAGCTGCAAAACCCCGGCTTCGTAAGCAAGGCGCCCGCAGCGCTCGTGGAACAGGAAAAGGCCAAGCTCGAGGTAAATCTGGGCATGCTCGAATCGCTCAAGGAGCGCATCGAGGGGCTCAGGAACATGTGA